In one Lolium rigidum isolate FL_2022 chromosome 3, APGP_CSIRO_Lrig_0.1, whole genome shotgun sequence genomic region, the following are encoded:
- the LOC124694685 gene encoding thymocyte nuclear protein 1-like — translation MARKAATTMTAASKKAATATGKKAATAASKKAGPTVTAAGKKAAASASKKASPTVTAASRYWLLKTEPGEWSWSDQARAPGGVGPWDGVRNHQAMNNLRAMRCGDRCLFYHSGAGAMSRRVVGVVEVAREWYEGEEGEATAGGAVDVRAVGEFQKPVGLAEIKKAAGEVDGMKDFALIRQARLSVMPVPVKIWDWICEMGGGFVQDGEVEDETEG, via the coding sequence ATGGCGAGGAAAGCAGCCACCACCATGACTGCCGCCAGCAAGAAAGCAGCGACCGCCACCGGCAAGAAAGCAGCGACAGCCGCCAGCAAGAAGGCAGGTCCCACCGTCACCGCCGCCGGCAAGAAAGCGGCGGCGTCCGCCAGCAAGAAGGCATCACCCACCGTGACCGCCGCCAGCAGGTACTGGCTCCTGAAGACGGAGCCGGGGGAGTGGTCGTGGTCCGACCAGGCCAGAGCCCCCGGGGGCGTTGGGCCGTGGGACGGCGTCCGCAACCACCAGGCCATGAACAACCTCCGCGCGATGCGATGCGGCGACCGCTGCCTCTTCTACCACTCGGGCGCCGGCGCGATGTCGCGCCGCGTCGTGGGCGTCGTGGAGGTCGCCAGGGAGTGGTACGAGGGCGAGGAGGGGGAGGCGACGGCCGGCGGCGCCGTGGACGTGCGGGCCGTCGGGGAGTTCCAGAAACCTGTGGGGCTGGCAGAGATCAAGAAGGCCGCGGGGGAGGTGGATGGGATGAAGGACTTCGCGCTGATCCGTCAGGCCCGGCTCTCGGTGATGCCCGTGCCGGTGAAGATCTGGGATTGGATTTGTGAGATGGGAGGTGGGTTTGTGCAGGATGGGGAGGTGGAAGATGAAACTGAGGGTTGA